From one Doryrhamphus excisus isolate RoL2022-K1 chromosome 9, RoL_Dexc_1.0, whole genome shotgun sequence genomic stretch:
- the cobll1b gene encoding cordon-bleu protein-like 1b isoform X3, whose amino-acid sequence MDVEKLLHSRLVNLAEPMSLVMDDRLSAKRVSTKSKAPSPPALDPLDSSHFSHWYPGSTPFTMDHKDALIHKELSLVVVLPDGVEKMTTVHGSKPLMDLLVTLCARYHLNPSSHTLELMTAGRHNIKLKPSALIGSLDAEKILLKAKGDEKNKKSGPHVPEATVRMVINYKKSQKAILRVNPQVPLTELLAAICEKCEFAEESTVLLRDARSPAPLDLSCSLNDYAIRELYARDTRGAASPGVPTPQTHAAAVPPGKDKHQKEKENKGLFSKFRKSKKTPEQATTVSAPASPVLVTKPRPLSMALPSTASPPLGSPTSPVGEAPKKRRAPLPPVRVSQSCRADPRQRLYSEPNPLPDSEQVSGLSRGSSAESSLKRTKRKAPPPPTPQTLPPQENTQADVAEVEALQEIMEETSGAGIQREGPEVGLGEDQLGDLSSDGKHAQDDVGALPLHTRVTAPDGTQSSHLAENVECQVGGEHHESKCEDVASVEEECDDARSDLPESARDAGASVEETRSTSRQEMEMICTISRPAGEDAEVQTDFTPVPQELPEVLPSTEETQTSASEISSCLPASPEAGVKAEPKPKASNEVTRDYLPKVGMTTYTVVPPKTNEKLRYFEVALTLESPPPYAAQEGQGRHPHAPRDQSLSSTPASQDTVHGRPHESSSSPPAGSPGEPQATRTPPATKPKPKTASFRTSKHKIPGYYVTSAAEKSPGTGPASIQVHNAALPPAPPPQQKEGADQQAGPESDMGVARESRPPSRESGFGLSLEKLRSFAAPRPYSPKTPSRFAQAVSSAVKRSHSLSHGPRSPTGPPLIPCPSTPPPPPLHSLIHKDALFSTKEAGGVPGGTDGTPAEMAVESHL is encoded by the exons ATGGATGTGGAAAAGCTGCTGCATTCACG CCTGGTGAATTTGGCCGAGCCGATGAGTTTAGTGATGGATGATCGTTTATCTGCTAAGAG GGTGTCCACCAAGAGCAAAGCCCCGTCCCCACCTGCACTCGACCCTTTGGATTCCTCCCATTTCTCCCACTGGTATCCAGGCAGCACTCCTTTCACCATGGACCACAAGGACGCTCTCATCCATAAAGAACTGTCTCTGGTTGTGGTTTTGCCGGACGGCGTGGAAAAGATGACCACAGTTCACGgcag CAAACCTCTCATGGACCTGCTGGTCACGCTCTGCGCCAGGTATCACCTCAACCCGTCCAGTCACACGCTGGAACTGATGACGGCCGGCCGGCACAACATCAAGCTCAAGCCCAGCGCTCTCATCGGGAGCTTGGATGCCGAGAAGATCTTGCTCAAAGCCAAAGGGGatgagaagaacaagaagagcGGTCCTCATGTGCCAGAG GCCACAGTCCGGATGGTCATCAACTACAAGAAGAGCCAGAAAGCCATCCTCAGGGTGAACCCCCAAGTCCCCCTGACGGAGCTTCTGGCGGCAATCTGTGAGAAATGTGAATTTGCAGAGGAGAGCACCGTCCTGCTGAGAGACGCCCGCTCCCCGGCCCCCTTGGACCTGTCCTGTTCCCTCAACGATTACGCAATCAGGGAGCTTTACGCAAGAGACACCAGAG GCGCCGCTTCTCCTGGCGTTCCGACCCCCCAAACCCACGCCGCAGCAGTTCCGCCTGGAAAAGACAAGCATcagaaagagaaggaaaacaaaggCCTCTTCAGCAAGTTTcgaaaaagcaagaaaacacCCGAGCAG GCCACCACAGTCAGCGCCCCCGCTTCCCCGGTGCTGGTGACCAAGCCTCGACCACTCAGCATGGCCTTGCCCAGCACCGCCTCCCCTCCGCTCGGGTCCCCGACCTCGCCCGTCGGCGAGGCGCCCAAGAAGAGACGGGCGCCCCTGCCGCCCGTTCGCGTGTCCCAGAGCTGCCGCGCCGACCCCCGCCAGAGGCTCTACTCGGAACCCAACCCCTTGCCGGACTCTGAACAG GTGTCGGGTTTGAGCCGTGGATCCTCCGCGGAGTCGTCCCTGAAGAGAACCAAACGGAAAGCTCCTCCTCCACCGACACCACAAACGCTTCCTCCTCAAGAAAACACTCAAG CAGACGTTGCGGAGGTGGAAGCGCTGCAGGAGATCATGGAGGAAACATCAGGCGCTGGCATCCAGAGGGAAGGTCCAGAAGTCGGCCTCGGGGAAGATCAGCTCGGTGATCTGTCCTCAGATGGCAA GCACGCTCAGGACGATGTTGGCGCTTTGCCGCTTCACACGCGGGTGACCGCACCGGATGGCACGCAATCATCTCACCTGGCAG AGAATGTGGAGTGTCAAGTCGGAGGTGAACATCATGAGTCCAAGTGTGAAGATGTTGCCAGTGTGGAAGAGGAGTGTGACGATGCAAGGAGTGACCTTCCAGAGTCCGCTCGGGATGCAGGAGCATCTGTTGAGGAAACGAGGAGCACCTCCAGGCAGGAGATGGAGATGATCTGCACAATATCACGCCCTGCCGGTGAGGACGCAGAGGTTCAAACGGATTTCACGCCGGTTCCTCAAGAACTCCCTGAAGTTCTGCCTTCCACGGAGGAGACACAAACGTCAGCCTCCGAGATTTCCTCATGCCTTCCTGCGTCTCCAGAAGCCGGCGTGAAGGCGGAGCCAAAGCCCAAAGCATCCAACGAGGTGACGAGGGACTACCTTCCCAAGGTGGGGATGACCACCTACACCGTGGTGCCTCCCAAAACCAACGAGAAGCTGAGATACTTTGAAGTTGCACTGACACTGGAGTCGCCACCCCCCTATGCAGCACAAGAAGGGCAGGGGCGGCACCCCCACGCACCCAGGGACCAATCACTGAGCAGCACCCCCGCCAGCCAAGACACTGTCCATGGACGTCCGCATGAATCCTCCAGCTCACCTCCGGCAGGTTCACCAGGAGAGCCCCAGGCCACCAGAACCCCGCCCGCgaccaaacccaaacccaaaaccGCTTCCTTCCGCACATCCAAGCACAAGATTCCCGGGTACTACGTAACCTCAGCCGCTGAGAAGAGTCCGGGTACCGGTCCCGCTTCCATCCAAGTCCATAACGCAGCGTTACCTCCTGCACCTCCACCACAGCAGAAGGAGGGTGCCGATCAGCAGGCCGGCCCTGAAAGTGACATGGGGGTGGCGAGGGAGAGCCGCCCCCCATCAAGGGAGTCCGGCTTCGGGTTAAGCTTGGAAAAGCTGCGGAGCTTTGCCGCCCCCAGGCCTTACTCTCCCAAAACGCCGTCCCGCTTCGCCCAGGCCGTGTCCTCCGCCGTCAAACGCAGCCACTCTTTGTCCCACGGCCCCAGATCACCCACCGGCCCCCCCCTCATACCCTGCCCCTCcactccccctccccctcccctccattcactcattcacaaAGATGCTCTCTTCAGTACCAAG gAGGCGGGGGGCGTACCGGGAGGGACGGACGGCACGCCGGCTGAGATGGCGGTGGAGAGTCACCTGTAG
- the cobll1b gene encoding cordon-bleu protein-like 1b isoform X4: MDVEKLLHSRLVNLAEPMSLVMDDRLSAKRVSTKSKAPSPPALDPLDSSHFSHWYPGSTPFTMDHKDALIHKELSLVVVLPDGVEKMTTVHGSKPLMDLLVTLCARYHLNPSSHTLELMTAGRHNIKLKPSALIGSLDAEKILLKAKGDEKNKKSGPHVPEATVRMVINYKKSQKAILRVNPQVPLTELLAAICEKCEFAEESTVLLRDARSPAPLDLSCSLNDYAIRELYARDTRGAASPGVPTPQTHAAAVPPGKDKHQKEKENKGLFSKFRKSKKTPEQATTVSAPASPVLVTKPRPLSMALPSTASPPLGSPTSPVGEAPKKRRAPLPPVRVSQSCRADPRQRLYSEPNPLPDSEQVSGLSRGSSAESSLKRTKRKAPPPPTPQTLPPQENTQDVAEVEALQEIMEETSGAGIQREGPEVGLGEDQLGDLSSDGKHAQDDVGALPLHTRVTAPDGTQSSHLAENVECQVGGEHHESKCEDVASVEEECDDARSDLPESARDAGASVEETRSTSRQEMEMICTISRPAGEDAEVQTDFTPVPQELPEVLPSTEETQTSASEISSCLPASPEAGVKAEPKPKASNEVTRDYLPKVGMTTYTVVPPKTNEKLRYFEVALTLESPPPYAAQEGQGRHPHAPRDQSLSSTPASQDTVHGRPHESSSSPPAGSPGEPQATRTPPATKPKPKTASFRTSKHKIPGYYVTSAAEKSPGTGPASIQVHNAALPPAPPPQQKEGADQQAGPESDMGVARESRPPSRESGFGLSLEKLRSFAAPRPYSPKTPSRFAQAVSSAVKRSHSLSHGPRSPTGPPLIPCPSTPPPPPLHSLIHKDALFSTKEAGGVPGGTDGTPAEMAVESHL, translated from the exons ATGGATGTGGAAAAGCTGCTGCATTCACG CCTGGTGAATTTGGCCGAGCCGATGAGTTTAGTGATGGATGATCGTTTATCTGCTAAGAG GGTGTCCACCAAGAGCAAAGCCCCGTCCCCACCTGCACTCGACCCTTTGGATTCCTCCCATTTCTCCCACTGGTATCCAGGCAGCACTCCTTTCACCATGGACCACAAGGACGCTCTCATCCATAAAGAACTGTCTCTGGTTGTGGTTTTGCCGGACGGCGTGGAAAAGATGACCACAGTTCACGgcag CAAACCTCTCATGGACCTGCTGGTCACGCTCTGCGCCAGGTATCACCTCAACCCGTCCAGTCACACGCTGGAACTGATGACGGCCGGCCGGCACAACATCAAGCTCAAGCCCAGCGCTCTCATCGGGAGCTTGGATGCCGAGAAGATCTTGCTCAAAGCCAAAGGGGatgagaagaacaagaagagcGGTCCTCATGTGCCAGAG GCCACAGTCCGGATGGTCATCAACTACAAGAAGAGCCAGAAAGCCATCCTCAGGGTGAACCCCCAAGTCCCCCTGACGGAGCTTCTGGCGGCAATCTGTGAGAAATGTGAATTTGCAGAGGAGAGCACCGTCCTGCTGAGAGACGCCCGCTCCCCGGCCCCCTTGGACCTGTCCTGTTCCCTCAACGATTACGCAATCAGGGAGCTTTACGCAAGAGACACCAGAG GCGCCGCTTCTCCTGGCGTTCCGACCCCCCAAACCCACGCCGCAGCAGTTCCGCCTGGAAAAGACAAGCATcagaaagagaaggaaaacaaaggCCTCTTCAGCAAGTTTcgaaaaagcaagaaaacacCCGAGCAG GCCACCACAGTCAGCGCCCCCGCTTCCCCGGTGCTGGTGACCAAGCCTCGACCACTCAGCATGGCCTTGCCCAGCACCGCCTCCCCTCCGCTCGGGTCCCCGACCTCGCCCGTCGGCGAGGCGCCCAAGAAGAGACGGGCGCCCCTGCCGCCCGTTCGCGTGTCCCAGAGCTGCCGCGCCGACCCCCGCCAGAGGCTCTACTCGGAACCCAACCCCTTGCCGGACTCTGAACAG GTGTCGGGTTTGAGCCGTGGATCCTCCGCGGAGTCGTCCCTGAAGAGAACCAAACGGAAAGCTCCTCCTCCACCGACACCACAAACGCTTCCTCCTCAAGAAAACACTCAAG ACGTTGCGGAGGTGGAAGCGCTGCAGGAGATCATGGAGGAAACATCAGGCGCTGGCATCCAGAGGGAAGGTCCAGAAGTCGGCCTCGGGGAAGATCAGCTCGGTGATCTGTCCTCAGATGGCAA GCACGCTCAGGACGATGTTGGCGCTTTGCCGCTTCACACGCGGGTGACCGCACCGGATGGCACGCAATCATCTCACCTGGCAG AGAATGTGGAGTGTCAAGTCGGAGGTGAACATCATGAGTCCAAGTGTGAAGATGTTGCCAGTGTGGAAGAGGAGTGTGACGATGCAAGGAGTGACCTTCCAGAGTCCGCTCGGGATGCAGGAGCATCTGTTGAGGAAACGAGGAGCACCTCCAGGCAGGAGATGGAGATGATCTGCACAATATCACGCCCTGCCGGTGAGGACGCAGAGGTTCAAACGGATTTCACGCCGGTTCCTCAAGAACTCCCTGAAGTTCTGCCTTCCACGGAGGAGACACAAACGTCAGCCTCCGAGATTTCCTCATGCCTTCCTGCGTCTCCAGAAGCCGGCGTGAAGGCGGAGCCAAAGCCCAAAGCATCCAACGAGGTGACGAGGGACTACCTTCCCAAGGTGGGGATGACCACCTACACCGTGGTGCCTCCCAAAACCAACGAGAAGCTGAGATACTTTGAAGTTGCACTGACACTGGAGTCGCCACCCCCCTATGCAGCACAAGAAGGGCAGGGGCGGCACCCCCACGCACCCAGGGACCAATCACTGAGCAGCACCCCCGCCAGCCAAGACACTGTCCATGGACGTCCGCATGAATCCTCCAGCTCACCTCCGGCAGGTTCACCAGGAGAGCCCCAGGCCACCAGAACCCCGCCCGCgaccaaacccaaacccaaaaccGCTTCCTTCCGCACATCCAAGCACAAGATTCCCGGGTACTACGTAACCTCAGCCGCTGAGAAGAGTCCGGGTACCGGTCCCGCTTCCATCCAAGTCCATAACGCAGCGTTACCTCCTGCACCTCCACCACAGCAGAAGGAGGGTGCCGATCAGCAGGCCGGCCCTGAAAGTGACATGGGGGTGGCGAGGGAGAGCCGCCCCCCATCAAGGGAGTCCGGCTTCGGGTTAAGCTTGGAAAAGCTGCGGAGCTTTGCCGCCCCCAGGCCTTACTCTCCCAAAACGCCGTCCCGCTTCGCCCAGGCCGTGTCCTCCGCCGTCAAACGCAGCCACTCTTTGTCCCACGGCCCCAGATCACCCACCGGCCCCCCCCTCATACCCTGCCCCTCcactccccctccccctcccctccattcactcattcacaaAGATGCTCTCTTCAGTACCAAG gAGGCGGGGGGCGTACCGGGAGGGACGGACGGCACGCCGGCTGAGATGGCGGTGGAGAGTCACCTGTAG
- the cobll1b gene encoding cordon-bleu protein-like 1b isoform X1 encodes MDVEKLLHSRLVNLAEPMSLVMDDRLSAKRVSTKSKAPSPPALDPLDSSHFSHWYPGSTPFTMDHKDALIHKELSLVVVLPDGVEKMTTVHGSKPLMDLLVTLCARYHLNPSSHTLELMTAGRHNIKLKPSALIGSLDAEKILLKAKGDEKNKKSGPHVPEATVRMVINYKKSQKAILRVNPQVPLTELLAAICEKCEFAEESTVLLRDARSPAPLDLSCSLNDYAIRELYARDTRGAASPGVPTPQTHAAAVPPGKDKHQKEKENKGLFSKFRKSKKTPEQATTVSAPASPVLVTKPRPLSMALPSTASPPLGSPTSPVGEAPKKRRAPLPPVRVSQSCRADPRQRLYSEPNPLPDSEQVSGLSRGSSAESSLKRTKRKAPPPPTPQTLPPQENTQADVAEVEALQEIMEETSGAGIQREGPEVGLGEDQLGDLSSDGKYELFMHAQDDVGALPLHTRVTAPDGTQSSHLAENVECQVGGEHHESKCEDVASVEEECDDARSDLPESARDAGASVEETRSTSRQEMEMICTISRPAGEDAEVQTDFTPVPQELPEVLPSTEETQTSASEISSCLPASPEAGVKAEPKPKASNEVTRDYLPKVGMTTYTVVPPKTNEKLRYFEVALTLESPPPYAAQEGQGRHPHAPRDQSLSSTPASQDTVHGRPHESSSSPPAGSPGEPQATRTPPATKPKPKTASFRTSKHKIPGYYVTSAAEKSPGTGPASIQVHNAALPPAPPPQQKEGADQQAGPESDMGVARESRPPSRESGFGLSLEKLRSFAAPRPYSPKTPSRFAQAVSSAVKRSHSLSHGPRSPTGPPLIPCPSTPPPPPLHSLIHKDALFSTKEAGGVPGGTDGTPAEMAVESHL; translated from the exons ATGGATGTGGAAAAGCTGCTGCATTCACG CCTGGTGAATTTGGCCGAGCCGATGAGTTTAGTGATGGATGATCGTTTATCTGCTAAGAG GGTGTCCACCAAGAGCAAAGCCCCGTCCCCACCTGCACTCGACCCTTTGGATTCCTCCCATTTCTCCCACTGGTATCCAGGCAGCACTCCTTTCACCATGGACCACAAGGACGCTCTCATCCATAAAGAACTGTCTCTGGTTGTGGTTTTGCCGGACGGCGTGGAAAAGATGACCACAGTTCACGgcag CAAACCTCTCATGGACCTGCTGGTCACGCTCTGCGCCAGGTATCACCTCAACCCGTCCAGTCACACGCTGGAACTGATGACGGCCGGCCGGCACAACATCAAGCTCAAGCCCAGCGCTCTCATCGGGAGCTTGGATGCCGAGAAGATCTTGCTCAAAGCCAAAGGGGatgagaagaacaagaagagcGGTCCTCATGTGCCAGAG GCCACAGTCCGGATGGTCATCAACTACAAGAAGAGCCAGAAAGCCATCCTCAGGGTGAACCCCCAAGTCCCCCTGACGGAGCTTCTGGCGGCAATCTGTGAGAAATGTGAATTTGCAGAGGAGAGCACCGTCCTGCTGAGAGACGCCCGCTCCCCGGCCCCCTTGGACCTGTCCTGTTCCCTCAACGATTACGCAATCAGGGAGCTTTACGCAAGAGACACCAGAG GCGCCGCTTCTCCTGGCGTTCCGACCCCCCAAACCCACGCCGCAGCAGTTCCGCCTGGAAAAGACAAGCATcagaaagagaaggaaaacaaaggCCTCTTCAGCAAGTTTcgaaaaagcaagaaaacacCCGAGCAG GCCACCACAGTCAGCGCCCCCGCTTCCCCGGTGCTGGTGACCAAGCCTCGACCACTCAGCATGGCCTTGCCCAGCACCGCCTCCCCTCCGCTCGGGTCCCCGACCTCGCCCGTCGGCGAGGCGCCCAAGAAGAGACGGGCGCCCCTGCCGCCCGTTCGCGTGTCCCAGAGCTGCCGCGCCGACCCCCGCCAGAGGCTCTACTCGGAACCCAACCCCTTGCCGGACTCTGAACAG GTGTCGGGTTTGAGCCGTGGATCCTCCGCGGAGTCGTCCCTGAAGAGAACCAAACGGAAAGCTCCTCCTCCACCGACACCACAAACGCTTCCTCCTCAAGAAAACACTCAAG CAGACGTTGCGGAGGTGGAAGCGCTGCAGGAGATCATGGAGGAAACATCAGGCGCTGGCATCCAGAGGGAAGGTCCAGAAGTCGGCCTCGGGGAAGATCAGCTCGGTGATCTGTCCTCAGATGGCAAGTACGAACTCTTCAT GCACGCTCAGGACGATGTTGGCGCTTTGCCGCTTCACACGCGGGTGACCGCACCGGATGGCACGCAATCATCTCACCTGGCAG AGAATGTGGAGTGTCAAGTCGGAGGTGAACATCATGAGTCCAAGTGTGAAGATGTTGCCAGTGTGGAAGAGGAGTGTGACGATGCAAGGAGTGACCTTCCAGAGTCCGCTCGGGATGCAGGAGCATCTGTTGAGGAAACGAGGAGCACCTCCAGGCAGGAGATGGAGATGATCTGCACAATATCACGCCCTGCCGGTGAGGACGCAGAGGTTCAAACGGATTTCACGCCGGTTCCTCAAGAACTCCCTGAAGTTCTGCCTTCCACGGAGGAGACACAAACGTCAGCCTCCGAGATTTCCTCATGCCTTCCTGCGTCTCCAGAAGCCGGCGTGAAGGCGGAGCCAAAGCCCAAAGCATCCAACGAGGTGACGAGGGACTACCTTCCCAAGGTGGGGATGACCACCTACACCGTGGTGCCTCCCAAAACCAACGAGAAGCTGAGATACTTTGAAGTTGCACTGACACTGGAGTCGCCACCCCCCTATGCAGCACAAGAAGGGCAGGGGCGGCACCCCCACGCACCCAGGGACCAATCACTGAGCAGCACCCCCGCCAGCCAAGACACTGTCCATGGACGTCCGCATGAATCCTCCAGCTCACCTCCGGCAGGTTCACCAGGAGAGCCCCAGGCCACCAGAACCCCGCCCGCgaccaaacccaaacccaaaaccGCTTCCTTCCGCACATCCAAGCACAAGATTCCCGGGTACTACGTAACCTCAGCCGCTGAGAAGAGTCCGGGTACCGGTCCCGCTTCCATCCAAGTCCATAACGCAGCGTTACCTCCTGCACCTCCACCACAGCAGAAGGAGGGTGCCGATCAGCAGGCCGGCCCTGAAAGTGACATGGGGGTGGCGAGGGAGAGCCGCCCCCCATCAAGGGAGTCCGGCTTCGGGTTAAGCTTGGAAAAGCTGCGGAGCTTTGCCGCCCCCAGGCCTTACTCTCCCAAAACGCCGTCCCGCTTCGCCCAGGCCGTGTCCTCCGCCGTCAAACGCAGCCACTCTTTGTCCCACGGCCCCAGATCACCCACCGGCCCCCCCCTCATACCCTGCCCCTCcactccccctccccctcccctccattcactcattcacaaAGATGCTCTCTTCAGTACCAAG gAGGCGGGGGGCGTACCGGGAGGGACGGACGGCACGCCGGCTGAGATGGCGGTGGAGAGTCACCTGTAG
- the cobll1b gene encoding cordon-bleu protein-like 1b isoform X2 translates to MDVEKLLHSRLVNLAEPMSLVMDDRLSAKRVSTKSKAPSPPALDPLDSSHFSHWYPGSTPFTMDHKDALIHKELSLVVVLPDGVEKMTTVHGSKPLMDLLVTLCARYHLNPSSHTLELMTAGRHNIKLKPSALIGSLDAEKILLKAKGDEKNKKSGPHVPEATVRMVINYKKSQKAILRVNPQVPLTELLAAICEKCEFAEESTVLLRDARSPAPLDLSCSLNDYAIRELYARDTRGAASPGVPTPQTHAAAVPPGKDKHQKEKENKGLFSKFRKSKKTPEQATTVSAPASPVLVTKPRPLSMALPSTASPPLGSPTSPVGEAPKKRRAPLPPVRVSQSCRADPRQRLYSEPNPLPDSEQVSGLSRGSSAESSLKRTKRKAPPPPTPQTLPPQENTQDVAEVEALQEIMEETSGAGIQREGPEVGLGEDQLGDLSSDGKYELFMHAQDDVGALPLHTRVTAPDGTQSSHLAENVECQVGGEHHESKCEDVASVEEECDDARSDLPESARDAGASVEETRSTSRQEMEMICTISRPAGEDAEVQTDFTPVPQELPEVLPSTEETQTSASEISSCLPASPEAGVKAEPKPKASNEVTRDYLPKVGMTTYTVVPPKTNEKLRYFEVALTLESPPPYAAQEGQGRHPHAPRDQSLSSTPASQDTVHGRPHESSSSPPAGSPGEPQATRTPPATKPKPKTASFRTSKHKIPGYYVTSAAEKSPGTGPASIQVHNAALPPAPPPQQKEGADQQAGPESDMGVARESRPPSRESGFGLSLEKLRSFAAPRPYSPKTPSRFAQAVSSAVKRSHSLSHGPRSPTGPPLIPCPSTPPPPPLHSLIHKDALFSTKEAGGVPGGTDGTPAEMAVESHL, encoded by the exons ATGGATGTGGAAAAGCTGCTGCATTCACG CCTGGTGAATTTGGCCGAGCCGATGAGTTTAGTGATGGATGATCGTTTATCTGCTAAGAG GGTGTCCACCAAGAGCAAAGCCCCGTCCCCACCTGCACTCGACCCTTTGGATTCCTCCCATTTCTCCCACTGGTATCCAGGCAGCACTCCTTTCACCATGGACCACAAGGACGCTCTCATCCATAAAGAACTGTCTCTGGTTGTGGTTTTGCCGGACGGCGTGGAAAAGATGACCACAGTTCACGgcag CAAACCTCTCATGGACCTGCTGGTCACGCTCTGCGCCAGGTATCACCTCAACCCGTCCAGTCACACGCTGGAACTGATGACGGCCGGCCGGCACAACATCAAGCTCAAGCCCAGCGCTCTCATCGGGAGCTTGGATGCCGAGAAGATCTTGCTCAAAGCCAAAGGGGatgagaagaacaagaagagcGGTCCTCATGTGCCAGAG GCCACAGTCCGGATGGTCATCAACTACAAGAAGAGCCAGAAAGCCATCCTCAGGGTGAACCCCCAAGTCCCCCTGACGGAGCTTCTGGCGGCAATCTGTGAGAAATGTGAATTTGCAGAGGAGAGCACCGTCCTGCTGAGAGACGCCCGCTCCCCGGCCCCCTTGGACCTGTCCTGTTCCCTCAACGATTACGCAATCAGGGAGCTTTACGCAAGAGACACCAGAG GCGCCGCTTCTCCTGGCGTTCCGACCCCCCAAACCCACGCCGCAGCAGTTCCGCCTGGAAAAGACAAGCATcagaaagagaaggaaaacaaaggCCTCTTCAGCAAGTTTcgaaaaagcaagaaaacacCCGAGCAG GCCACCACAGTCAGCGCCCCCGCTTCCCCGGTGCTGGTGACCAAGCCTCGACCACTCAGCATGGCCTTGCCCAGCACCGCCTCCCCTCCGCTCGGGTCCCCGACCTCGCCCGTCGGCGAGGCGCCCAAGAAGAGACGGGCGCCCCTGCCGCCCGTTCGCGTGTCCCAGAGCTGCCGCGCCGACCCCCGCCAGAGGCTCTACTCGGAACCCAACCCCTTGCCGGACTCTGAACAG GTGTCGGGTTTGAGCCGTGGATCCTCCGCGGAGTCGTCCCTGAAGAGAACCAAACGGAAAGCTCCTCCTCCACCGACACCACAAACGCTTCCTCCTCAAGAAAACACTCAAG ACGTTGCGGAGGTGGAAGCGCTGCAGGAGATCATGGAGGAAACATCAGGCGCTGGCATCCAGAGGGAAGGTCCAGAAGTCGGCCTCGGGGAAGATCAGCTCGGTGATCTGTCCTCAGATGGCAAGTACGAACTCTTCAT GCACGCTCAGGACGATGTTGGCGCTTTGCCGCTTCACACGCGGGTGACCGCACCGGATGGCACGCAATCATCTCACCTGGCAG AGAATGTGGAGTGTCAAGTCGGAGGTGAACATCATGAGTCCAAGTGTGAAGATGTTGCCAGTGTGGAAGAGGAGTGTGACGATGCAAGGAGTGACCTTCCAGAGTCCGCTCGGGATGCAGGAGCATCTGTTGAGGAAACGAGGAGCACCTCCAGGCAGGAGATGGAGATGATCTGCACAATATCACGCCCTGCCGGTGAGGACGCAGAGGTTCAAACGGATTTCACGCCGGTTCCTCAAGAACTCCCTGAAGTTCTGCCTTCCACGGAGGAGACACAAACGTCAGCCTCCGAGATTTCCTCATGCCTTCCTGCGTCTCCAGAAGCCGGCGTGAAGGCGGAGCCAAAGCCCAAAGCATCCAACGAGGTGACGAGGGACTACCTTCCCAAGGTGGGGATGACCACCTACACCGTGGTGCCTCCCAAAACCAACGAGAAGCTGAGATACTTTGAAGTTGCACTGACACTGGAGTCGCCACCCCCCTATGCAGCACAAGAAGGGCAGGGGCGGCACCCCCACGCACCCAGGGACCAATCACTGAGCAGCACCCCCGCCAGCCAAGACACTGTCCATGGACGTCCGCATGAATCCTCCAGCTCACCTCCGGCAGGTTCACCAGGAGAGCCCCAGGCCACCAGAACCCCGCCCGCgaccaaacccaaacccaaaaccGCTTCCTTCCGCACATCCAAGCACAAGATTCCCGGGTACTACGTAACCTCAGCCGCTGAGAAGAGTCCGGGTACCGGTCCCGCTTCCATCCAAGTCCATAACGCAGCGTTACCTCCTGCACCTCCACCACAGCAGAAGGAGGGTGCCGATCAGCAGGCCGGCCCTGAAAGTGACATGGGGGTGGCGAGGGAGAGCCGCCCCCCATCAAGGGAGTCCGGCTTCGGGTTAAGCTTGGAAAAGCTGCGGAGCTTTGCCGCCCCCAGGCCTTACTCTCCCAAAACGCCGTCCCGCTTCGCCCAGGCCGTGTCCTCCGCCGTCAAACGCAGCCACTCTTTGTCCCACGGCCCCAGATCACCCACCGGCCCCCCCCTCATACCCTGCCCCTCcactccccctccccctcccctccattcactcattcacaaAGATGCTCTCTTCAGTACCAAG gAGGCGGGGGGCGTACCGGGAGGGACGGACGGCACGCCGGCTGAGATGGCGGTGGAGAGTCACCTGTAG